TAACGGAGGAAGCGTTGGCACTATAAGCTCAAAAGAGAACGCCGATGCTGTAGCTTTAACGATAATGAATACCAATACCGCAGGTCTTGCGGGAGCTATTGTGGTTGGGATTATAATGTATTTAAGATATAAAAAGTTTGATATAACTATGATTTTAAACGGTGCGCTAGGAGGGCTTGTGGCAATCACTGCTGGAGCGGATCTTTTCGATATCTATACGCCTATTTTGATTGGTGCGATAGGCGGCGCTCTAGTAGCCTTTTTCGTTCCATTTTTCGATCGCCTTAAAATCGACGATCCAGTTGGTGCGCTTTCCGTTCACTTGGTAAACGGTATTTGGGGAACTATAGCTGTTGGGATATTTGTAAAAGATGTGTCTTTATGGGCTCAAATAAAAGGAATATTGGTAGTAGCGGTATTTGCTTTTATAAGTTCTTATCTAGTTCTTTGGGCAATAAACAAAGTAATTCCTTTTAGGGCAAACGATGATGAACAGTTAGAAGGTTTAGACATTTTAGAGTGCGGTATCGAGTCATATCCGGAGTTTAAAAGGGCGATATAGTTTTCGCCCTTATCTTCTTATATCTTCAATTATTATATACAATGATGGTACTAAAATAAGAGTTATAAATGTAGCAAACAAGATTCCAAATCCTAGTGAAATAGCCATAGGGATCAAAAATTTTGCCTGTCTAGATGTTTCAAAAATCATAGGCATTAATCCGGCAAAAGTTGTAAGTGTAGTTAAAAAGACTGGCCTAAATCTTTGAATAGCCGCTTCTTTAGCGGTTTTTAAGGCGCTAAAACCAAATTTTTCTCTATATTCGTTAGCAAATTTGATCATTATCAAAGAGTCGTTTACTACTATCCCAGAAAGCGCGATTATTCCAAATAGGCTTATTACGCTAAGGCTATAGCCCATCAAAAGATGTCCTAAAATGGCTCCGATGATCCCAAAAGGGATACTTATCATCACTATAAATGGTTGAATGTAACTTTTAAAAGGTATTGCTAAAAGTAGATAGATAACGGCTAATGAGATTATAAAACTAAATTTGAGACTAGATAGATTTTCTCTCATCTCAGTCTGCCTTCCTTCAAAGCTGTAATTGATACTTGGGAACTCTTTTTTTATCTCTTTTAAGACGCTATCTTGCAAATCGTTTAAAACTTCCAAAGCTTTACTTCTTGGCCTAATATCCGCTTCAACTGTAACTACTCTTTTGCCGTCTTTTCGTATTATTTCCATTGGAGAGTAGTTCCATCTTATATCTATGAGATTTAAAAGAGGAACTTCGTTTCCATCTTTGGTAGTTAGATACATATTGTCAAAATAGTAAAGAAGTTTTCTCTCTTTTAGAGGAGTTTTAGCCATAATTTTTACTTCGTCGGCTCCTACGATAATCCTTTGAGCCTCATAACCGTAAAATCTTCCTCTTATCTCTCTCGCTATAGTTTGAGCGTCAAAGCCCAAAATATAGGCCAACGGTTTTAAAACAAATCTTATCTCCTCTTTTGAGCTGGATATCCCTGCGTCTATATTGAAAACACCGGGATAGTTTTTTAAGCTTTGAGCCACCATTTGAGCCGTTTTTTTGAGCACGTTCTCATCAAAGTGGCTAAGTTCTACGGCAATCGGAGAGCCGTGAGCGCCTACCGAAGCGCTGGAGAAAAATTGCAAAGTTTCTACTCCTTCGATTTTTCCTGTCCTTTTTCTCCACTTTTTACCAAATTCTAAAGTGGACATTATCTCTTTTCTAATATCCGGATCGGCAAGATATACTCTAACTTCCGCACTATTAGCTCCTCCTCTTCCGACTCTAGCGTAGATTCCTTTGACTAGTTCATCTCCTCTATCTATACTCTTTTTAAGTTCTTGAGCGCTCTTTATGAGCTTTAAAACCGCCTCTTTGGTTTTTTCTACGTCGCTACCAGCTGGAAGTCTTATATATGCTCTAACATAGTCCGCTTCGGTGTCCGGAAATAACTGCATTCCCATTCTACCGCTTAGAGCGTAAGAGAGGGCAAGAACAAATAGAGACAAAAACAGCACTATCGTTGCGTATCTGTGACGTAAAACCAGATTTAAAAATTTCCCAAAACTAAATCTAACCCATCTTCTAAAAGCTTTTGAAAATCTTTTTTGAAAGCTTAATTTCTCTTTTTTGACTGAGTATGTTAAGTGCGACGGTAAAATAAATATAGATTCAAGCCAAGATATAACGAAAACGGCCGTTACCACAAGAGGAATAGCTTCAAAAATCTTTCCTGTTACTCCCGGCACGAAAAGTATCGGCATAAATGCTACTATATTGGTCAAGATACTAAAGGATACCGGTACCGCCATCTCTTTAGCGCCAAGCACCGAAGCGTTTAGAGGTTTGCAGCCTCTTTCTCTATATTTATAGATATTTTCGCCTACCACTATCGCATCGTCAACTACGATACCTAACGCAATAATAAATGCAAACAAAGAGATCATACTAATGGATATGTCTAAGATAGGAAAGAGTAAAAAAGAGCCCAAAAAGGAGATTGGTATCCCCATCATAACCCAAAAAGCAAGCCTAGGTTCTAAAAATAAAGACAAGGTTATGAGTACCAACACTAGTCCAAGAGCGGCGTTTTTTAAAAGTAGCTTTACCCTATCTTCAAAAACGTCCGCACCGCTTGATAATACCTCTAAGTTAAGATTTGGAGGCAAAAACTCTTTTGCCGTTTGTAGTTTTTCATCTACTATTTTTGAGATCTCTATAGGTGAGAAACTTTGCGGATTTCTTACCTCCATCCTGATTGCAGGCTTTCCGTTATAAAACGCAAAATAGTCTTCGTCTTCAAAGACCTCTTCGATTTTAGCAATATCTTTTAGTTTGACTATTTTGCCCTCTTTTGTGGTGATGATAGGGATATTTTCAAAATCTATAGGCTTTTCTCCCCTTTGGGAGAGTTTTAGTATCACCTCTCCCCTAGGCGTTTTAACTACTCCCGAAGATAACTCAAGAGAGTTGGCTCTAACTATATCGCTTATATCTTTCGTACTTAGTCCATATTTTCTTAAAATATCGTTTTTTATCTCTATGCTTATTTGAAGAGGAGATAGACCGTAAATATCGATTTTGGATATTTTTGGATTAGATAGAAGATGGTATTTTACTTTTAGGGCGTATTTGTATAAAGAGACCCGATCGCTTTTGCCGTATAGTATCAAAGAGATTGTTCTTCTTTCGTAGCTTCTTTTAGTGATTATCGGTTTTTCCGCCTCTTTTGGAAAAGTTCTTATCCTAAAGATAGCGTTTTCTATATCGTTTTGCAAAGTCTGTAAATCATATCCTCTAAAAGCTTCAACGTCTACCGTTGCGCTTCCCTCTCTTGCTACCGCTCTAAATCTTTTGATCCCTTCTACCGAGCTTATAGCTTCTTCGATAGGCAAAATTATCGCTTTTTCTATTTCGGTGGGTGATGCTTGAGGATAGGAGACTCTTATGCGAACTTCGTCTCTTTCGTAATCAGGAAAAACCTCCTGTTTTACGTAATTTAACATAAAAATCCCGCCCGCTAACAAAAAGATCATTAAAAGATTTGCTACTACTGGATTTTTTACCATCCAACTGATTGGAGTGTTAAAATCGGCCCTACATCTCATCTTTAGCCTTTGAGACTCGAACTTTCATATTTTCAAAAATGGTACTAAGATTGCTGATAACTACGTCATATCCTTTGAGATTATCGGCGCTTATGTAGGCGAACTCTTTATCCTCCCAAAGAGGCTCTTTTTGGATGATGTGTAGTCGGTTATCTTTGACGATCCAGATTTTATTGTTGGCTCTAATGGCGTATCTTGGGATTTTTGCTACGTTTTTGACTTTTTTGCCTACAATGTGGGTTTTTAGAAAATCGTTTAAAAATATCTCTCTTTTTAGCGGATCTTTTAAAAGGAAGATAAGTTTAGCTAGTTTACTAGTATCGTCTAGATCTTTTTTTATAGTAAACAAAGAGGCTTTTGTTTTGTTTTTAATTAAAACGTATGAGTTTTGATCTAAATATTTTAGTTTTTTTGGCTCTATTAGTGTTTTTATTAAAAATCTATCAGCCCTAGCGGTTTTTAAAAGAGTTTTGGAAGGAGAAACCACGTCTTTTAAAGCTACGAAACTATCTAGTACGATTAGATCGAACGGAGCTTTTATATCGCATCTTTTTATTTGAAGAAGGGTTAGCTCAAGATCGGCTTTAGCGGCTTTAAGCTGCGCTTTAGCATCTTCTATGTAAGGGATTCTTAAGACAAACTCTTTATCCTCTTTGGTTATGTTTCCCTCAAAATATCTAAACTCCTCTTTTGCTCTTTTTTGTTTTTGAATCTCTTCAACTAAATTTAGTTTTGCCCTTTTTAACGCGGCCTCCTTTTTCTCAATTTCTAGTAAAAAGTCGCTTTTATCCAGTTTTATGAGAAGCTCGCCTTTTTTTATTAGAGCTCCTTGAACTATTTTTGGATTTATCCAGATCACTTCTGAAGAGACTCTGGGCTTTATCTCTAAAACTCTAAAAGGGGTGACTTTTGATAGCTGAAATTGACTAAAATGAAAATCTCCTATAAGAGGTTTTTGAACTTTTACCATAGGAGCCCATCTTTTATGATGAGCTTTTTTGTGCATTTTAGGTTTATGCGTTAGCCACTGATAGGATTGATACAAAGATATTGCAAATAGTGTTGCCACAGCCAAGTAAAAGAGTAGTTTAATAATCTTTTTCAACTTTCATCCTTTTGCCAACCTGATGTAGTAGCTTTGTAAAAATCGACTATCAAAAGTAGAAGATCTCTTTTTGCTTTTAATATACTATTTAGATCATCTATCACTCTTATCTCATAATCGACAAGATTATACAAGCTGCTCTCTCCCGCTAAATATGCCTTCTTTTCAACTTTTAGTTCTCTTTTATCGTTTTGGATCTTTTGATTTAGATAATATAGGTATCTTTTTTGATCTTCAATCTTTTTTCTAATCTCCGCCGCCTCTTTCGTAGCCTCTAGAAGCGCTTGTTTATATTGATATAGCAGCTGTTTAGTTTTGTGCTCCGCGGCTTTTGCCGCGCTTTTTTTAGCCTCTTTATCAAAAATGATAGCGTTTATCGCCGCAGAAGCGCTTAAAAACCAGTTATCAAAAAGTTTGGATATGTTTTTTATATCAGAACTTATGGATGAGGTGATAGAAAAAGATGGATACTGCTCTTTTATAGCCGCGCCGTAGGCGTAATCTTGCGAAATCAGCCTTAGGTATAGTGACTTAATATCCGGTCTTTGGGCTATTTGTGATACGCTAATATCCGGGATTTTTATATCCGTTTTTAAGAAATCGGCTTTGACGAAGAGGCTATCTTCTATATCTTTAGATAGCAACGTTTTTAAAGAGTTTAGATAGATATTTTGATAAATCTTTGTAATTTTTAGTCTATATTCAATATCTTCAAGAGCTGTTTTTTGATTGAAAATTTGCGAAATCTTAGCCTCTTTACTAATATAGTTTCTTTTTAAGAAATCGAGTTTTTTTAAAGCTAGCTCTCTTTTTTTTACCAAAAGTTTTTCATTCTCTTTTTCGTAGCCTAAATAGATATAGTTTTTTGCTATTTCGCTGCTTATTAAGATCTTTGCGCTTTTAAGATCCTCTTTTGTAGATTTGAAACTAAACAGGTTCTTTTTTGTCTTATCTGAGAGTTTTTTGAAAAGATCTAATTCATATTTGAAAGTTATAGAACCTTCTAAATTTTCATCAATAAAGCTTTCGTTATCTTTATAATAGTTACTCTTTATTGAGGCGCTTACGGATGGATAGAGCGAAGATAGAGAATTTTTATACAGATATCTATACTCTTTTATTTTTTCCGTATAATATTTTATATCGTAACTATTTTTAAGAGAGGCCAAGATAATAGCGTTTAACTCCTCATTTTTAAAAACTCTCCACCACTTTTGGGGACGCTCTTTTTGTTGTGTATATTTTGGGATATCGATTTTTTGTTTTTCTACGTAACATCCGTTTAATATTAGAGCAATAATAGGCCAAAGATACCTCATAGCTCTTCATACGCCTCTTTTGCCAAAATAGCCGCGCCTAATGCAGTAGTGATTTGCGGATTTTTTGGAATGGCGAGCCTTCTTCCAAGCTCAAACTCTATAGCCTCTACCAAGCCTTTATTGAGAGCAGGCCCTCCGTCAAAATATATAACGTCGTTAAGTCCAACTTTTTTTGCGAGTCTAATAATTCTTTTTGCGATGGAGTAGTGGATACCGGTTACGATATCTTCCACCTTATGTTCGTTTCCTAGTAAAGAGATGATTTCAGACTCTGCAAAAACGGCGCAAGTACTGTTAATAGGAAGGGGAGTGCCTCTTGATTTGAAGTGATACTCCCCAAGCTCTTCCACGCCGATTTCAAGTTTTGCGGCGGCTACATCTAAAAATTTACCTGTACCTGCCGCACATCTGTCGTTCATAGCAAAATTTACCACGTTTCCTTCCTCATCCAGCGAAATCGCCTTTGAGTCTTGTCCGCCTAGATTTATAATGGTCCTAATCGTTCCAAACTCTTTGCCGGCATATCTCGCTCCTATGGCGTTTGCCGTGATTTCGCTAATGGTTTCGTCCGCTTCTTTAAAAAGCTTTCTTCCATATCCGGTAGAAACTATATATTTTAGATTCTCTTTTTTTAAATCGACCTCTTTTAGTAAAAGTTCTAGATTCTCTTTTGCGTATTTATAAAACATACTACCGCTACCGGCTATTTTTGAGCCTAAAATCTCAAGTTCTTCGTTTATTATAACAATTTTTATAGCGGTTGAGCCAATGTCGATCCCGGCAAAACAGTTCATCGTTTTTTTCTCCTCCTAACTTTTAAAGATTCTATAAAGGCTTCTATTCTAGTTGAGAGCTGTCCGCCTTGAGCAGGACTATAATCGGACTCAACGTATAGCATTGGGATCCCTAGACTCTCCATCTCTTTGGCTATACTTCTTTGCTCCATCTCGTAAACTTGACAACCTGCAAAAGATTGATAAACCACTCCTTCTACCTCGTAATCTATGATCAACTCTTTGAGTCTTCTTTTTCTATCTTCGTTTTGCGTAAAGATGGGGCAAGTACACCCTTTGAGATATCGATCCGCGATTGAATCGACCATATCGTACATAAACCACTCATCAACCGAAACCATATCGTTTAATAGCCTATTTGCCGAACAGCTCTCATCGGCTACTATAATGCCGTCGGCTAGCTCTATCATCATAGGAAGCTTTAGATTTGGAAATATGGGAGGAGAGCCGGTATAAAGAATTCTTGGAGATCTTTTTCCGGCCGGGTTATATTTGGCTTTTGCCTTCTCTTTTACCTCTTTATAAACTCTTTTAACCGCCTCCGTCCATTTTTCGATATCGTCAAAAAAGAAGGCGTTGGTTATGAGAAACATATCTTTGCCAAGAATCGGAGAGGGTTTTAGTTTTCTAAGTTCGTTTAAGTCGTGGTATATTTTTTGAGCTTTACCCACTTTTTTGATCGACTCTTTCACCTTTTTTCTGTTGATCTTGACTCCTAGCTCTTTTTGGAGATCTTTAGTAAATTTTCTAATAGTTCTTCGCCAATACTCTCTGCTCTCTTCGCTCTCTTTTACTCTTGGAAACTCTAGATGATACATCTCATAACCCATATCTTCTATCATCGATATGGCTTTGGTTTTTTGATCACAAGTTGTAGGATGTATGACAAGATCTAGTTTTTGTGCGGCCGGGATATCTTTATTGGAAAGCATTCCAAGAGTCGCTTTTACCAAAGAGCAGGATTTTGTAGGCATAAACTCTCCGCCAAGCTGTTCGTCGGTATAAAAACCGTTACACAATCTAACGGGTACCGCATCGGCGGCATAGATGATTTCGTAGGGAACCTGTATGCACATAGTTCCTACTGTAGGCTTATCAAAATGTAGTTTTTCTCCCTTACAGTAGATTTTTTCGTATAAATCGTAAAAATAGCTCATAGATTCTAGATTATCTTTAAAATCGTTTTTAAGAGAGTCTAAAATCTTTACCGCCTCCATAGCCTCGTGGCGTCTATGTCTTGTTTTTGGATCTTCCATTTTTCTTAATCTATTTGTCATCTTCAAACCCCATTCTTTTTGCAAATCCGCCTTTTGTAGATTTAAATATAGTCCATTTTACTATATCTACTTTTAAGGCGTCCTCTTCGGGACACGCTCCAACGCACTTTAAACAGAAAATACAGTCGTCTCTTAAAATATTTTTACTTGTGACGTCATCTGCTATATCTTTGATCTGCATATCGCATACCCTATAACAATCACCGCATTTAGTACATTTTAAACCATCTTTTTTTAGCCTCAAAAGCGCAAAGGGGCTAAAAATGTAGTGCATAGCGCTCATAGGACAAAAAAAACAAAAAAACCTCTTTTTGATAAAAGAGCCGACAAAAAACAGAATAGTAAAAGTTATACCAAAAGCGGTTAAAAACATTGCAGTTTTTGATGAAAAATCTATATACCATTGGCTAAAATCTCCAACAAACATAGGAGTAATGACTCTTCCGGGACACATTTTACAAAATGCGGCTCTCCACTCTCCGCTTAGCAGTCCAGCTCCTATCATAAGAGGAAATATTACTACAATTACCAAAAAGATATATTTTATCTTTTTTAGTTTCTCAAATTGACTTTGCGTATAAGTAGAGTAGGGGATCTTGAAAAATTTACGTAAAGATGTGATCCAATCTTGCATAGTCCCAAGGGGACAGATATATCCGCACCAGGCTTTATTGAAAATGATAAACCAGGCCAAAAAGGTTAAAAACCCGGTTAAAACTCCAATACTGGCCATACTAAAGAGTCTATCCCATCCTCTTGCAAGTTGATGTTGCAGAGGCATAAAGTAGCACATCCCTCCGTTTTCATCGTTATAACCGCAAGAAAACATCGGCATTTCTCTTCCAAGATCGATAGCTAGATATCCGCCGTATATAAAAATGACAAAGAAAAAGAGCTGTATCCAAAACCTAAATTTTCTTATATCTATTTTGTTGATTTTATCTCTAATCTTCATCTATTCTTACCTCTTTAAATGGTTTTTGCGTTTTAAGTCTGTAAAAAAGGATCCCTGCGCTTATAGCTAAAAGGAGTATGATAGAGATCAACAGCGCGTATGCGTATGATTGAAACTCGTTTCTATTAGGAGAGTATGTGCCGTAATATGTGGCTTCATATACGTTCTCATCCTTTTCATACTTTGTCGTTACCAAAAACTTTTCTCTATATCTTTTGTTATACTTTTCGATAGGAGGGTAGTAATCTTTTATAAGTTTAATAGAGGCGATCCCTTTGTCGTTTGTAAACAGACTTTTTTGCCATCCAAACTCAGTTTTTAAGGTGACTATTGCATTTTTTAGAGGTTTGCTGTCAAAAAGCACCAAAAATCTTAACTCTTCCCCGGTGGTAAGTCTTGAGTAGAATGTTTCGTTGTCGTTTCTGAGTCTTAAGATATCTATAGGTATAGATTTGTTAGTTTTGGGAGCCATTTTGTTTTTATCGTAAACCGCGTGTTCGGAGTGGTCAAATCTTTTAAACTCAAATTTAGCTACTTTTATGTAGTTTTTGTTATCTCCTTTAAACTCTCCTACGTAGTATAGAGTGTAATATCCGCTCTTTGGCATCTTGTAAGTTAGACTTAAACAGCCTCTTTTTTTTGGATGTAGGCGTTGTGTCTTAGCGTCAGCGTCTATTAGGAGAAATTTTCCTTCTATTTTAGTTACGCATTTTGGAGAGTCTAGTTCGCCGCTAACGATATAGACTCTCTTTTTAGGTACTTCTGTTGGCACTCTTCTAACATAGGCTCTTCTTTTCCCAAGTCTATCGGTTAACCAGATGGTATCTTTGTAGGTTGGGACAATCTTTTGGATATTTTGACTTTTTTGTTTCATATAAGTTGCTACGTTTTGATGATTGTGTCCTCTTGGCTTTCTACCGTAAGTATCTATTACGTAATCTCTATATAGATTTACCGAGATAAAAAAGATTATCAGTAAAGAGGCAAAAGGAAAAGCCAACAATTTTCTCGTCTTAGTAGATTCAATCAGCTCAAATCTTCTATATAAGATATAAAATGCCCATATAACGCCTATCCATCTAAAAAGGTGAAAAATCGCCAACCATTTATCTCCTCTTTTAGCCAAAGGCTCAACGTCTAGGGAAAAGCCAAAACCCCAAGCAAAACCCTCTACAATTCTTTCATAGTTTCCGGTAAAGAAAAACTCTAGCGCGTGTCCCATAGAGGCTAGTATAAAAAGAGGGGCAAAAGCGTAGCCTAGCGTATAAAAAGTGGTCGAAAAATCTTTTTTTAAGATTTTCGATGCTATCCACATCCCGATAACGGCGGCCAAAATCGTAAACAAAGTAGCGTATAAAAATGCGAACATTCCTACGGCGTCAGCACCTCCGAAATCTATAAACTTTTTAAAAAATTGAGCCGTTTTGTACCAGATAAACTCTTGAGCTATGTTGCTTCTTCCAAGTCCATGATGAAAAGCCATAGATATAGGAATAGCGGCTAAGATAAGTATATATACCCAAACTTCCGCTTTTAAGATTTTGAACTTTTTATATAGAGAAAAACCGGGTTTTGTGAAGCGAAAATTGATAGCCGCGCAAGATTTCGTACACTCCATACACAAAGTACAATCGCTCATAGAGTTTTTTTTGTTGAAGTTAAACGGGCTTAGTCCATACGGGCAGCTTTTGGCGCAATCAAAAGTTTTACACTCTTTGCAGGCTTCCTGGTATGAGCCAAACCAAGTAAAAGAGAGTTTAGAGTAGGCTCTAAGAGCGGTACCTATGGGACAGATATATTTACAATAACTCATATCTTTATAGAGATAGTAAAACAAAAAGGCTACAACCGTCATCACCGCAAAGAGGATTGCACTTCCAAGAGGGGTTCTGTAGACTCCAGGAAATATATAGTAAACTCCCCACCATCCTAAAAATAGAAGCATTATACCTATGTATCTATTTTCAAGCCAAGAGGGCATTCTCTTTTTTAATCCAAAATCGGTGATATATTTACCTAAAAAGCCGTGAGGGCATATACCGCAAAAGATTCTTCCAAAAGTTGGAAGTGTGGTTACTATAAAAAGCGGCCAAAATATCCCCCAAAATACTGCTCGCGTAAAGCTGTTCTCTTTTGTAGGCTCCACAAATCCTAGATAGATTGCGTAAAAAAAGATAAAGAGTGCCAAAATCCTTACGGTAAAAATAAACTTTTCGTTTTTAAAGATAGTTTTTAAGATAGGTATTCGAAATATATCGTTTGTAGCTCTTTTTATGTATCTTACCATTATCTATCCTTTATAGTTTTATGTTGCCAGTCAATATAAAAAGACCGGTTGTAAAAAGTAAAAGAGCCGAGGCTATCTGGATACTTTTTTTATAGCGAGCAAACTGCAAAAGCAACTCTTTTATGATGGGTGATAGGAAAAGTCCGTAAAATAGTAGTGTAAACAGTACTGCACCAATACCAAAAAGTAGTCCGTATATCAAAGCCAATATTGGTGAAGAACTGTTTGCACTAAAAGCGATTAGTGCTAAGTTGGGCGCGCATAGGTTAAATGAGAACAAAAAACCTAGTAAAAAGTAGTTACTATTTTTGACGGTTCTAACTTTGCATGAGCTAGCGCAATTTCGGCTAAAGAGAATATCGTAAAAGATCTTAAATGATAAAAAAACCACCGTTAACCCGGTTAAAATCTGCCATATCTGGTTACTGTTTAATAAGTTTTTTAAACTTTGAGAAAAGAAAAAGGCTAAAAAAGAGATAGTAACATACGTTAAGACTCTTCCCAAACTAAAAAAGGTTACAATCTTTAAAGAGGTGGTTATAGTTGAAGAGTTTATTACTAATATAGGAGTTAGAAGGGGAGCGCAAGAGAGAAAGCATAGAGACAATCCGTAAGAAAGCCCCGTAATAAAGATGGTTATAAACGCTCCCGCTTCCATTTTTAACCTTTAAAAAGAGTATTTTATACCAGCATAATAAACCCTACCTGGATCTACAGTAATACTTGCGTCTTCTGCATCAAGTTTTCCGTCTCCACTTCTATCACTAAATAGATAGACGGTTCTATAGTATTGGTTATCGGTAACGTTATCAATGCGTACGAAAAACTCTAGATCCTTTCCTCTTAATTTGGTATTGTATCTAGCTTGAATGTTTAGAACTCCGTATGACGGCATCTTTACGAAATTTGTCTCATCTGAGTAATAGCTTGATTGCCAGTACCACTCGTTGATCAGTTTCCATTTAGGAGTTAATTTGATATAGGTGAAAAGATCAAATTTATGATGAGGAGTTCTAGGTAGTTGATTGCCGTTAATTTCATAAGTCTGATCTCCCGTAGATCTATAAGTGGGTGCTAAATCGACTGTGAACGGAATATGAGAAGTATAATAGGCGTCAAGATAGGTATATGAAAAGTCAAAGGCTAGTTTTTTGCTCTTATCGCTTCCCAAAGAGAGCTCTACACCTTTACTTCTAGCATCTCCTACATTATCAAAATATACGTTAGAACCGTAAGAGTAGTATGTTCCCCCGTTTCTAGCTATAATATCTTTAGTATCTAGGATATAAGCCGATATGTCGTATCTAAAGCTGTTGTTAAGAGCATACTTTTTACCTCTAAAACCTATTTCGTAATTTATAGTAGTTTCGGTATCGATATCTGGGTTGTTCGCCGTATATCTGTTGGGATTGAAATCTGCTGCGTAAAGCTCGTAAACTCTTGGATTTCTAAATCCGGTAGAGATGTTTGTGTAAAATGTATCGTTTGAGGTTAGTTGATAGGTAGCTCCTACTCTATAAGAGAAGTTTTCAAAACTGTGATCTCTATTTACATTGTTTAGACTCCATACAGTTCCGTTATAGTCGTAACTTTGCTCTTCATACTCATACTCTTCTTTATCGTATCTAGCGTTGAAAACAGCTGTTAGTTTAGAGGTTATCTTATGCTTTGTTTCGCCGTAAATCCCTAGTCTATCTTCGATTGCATTAGAGTCGCTCCACTCTCCTTTATAGTAAGTACCCCTTCTACTAG
This Nitrosophilus labii DNA region includes the following protein-coding sequences:
- a CDS encoding efflux RND transporter permease subunit; amino-acid sequence: MRCRADFNTPISWMVKNPVVANLLMIFLLAGGIFMLNYVKQEVFPDYERDEVRIRVSYPQASPTEIEKAIILPIEEAISSVEGIKRFRAVAREGSATVDVEAFRGYDLQTLQNDIENAIFRIRTFPKEAEKPIITKRSYERRTISLILYGKSDRVSLYKYALKVKYHLLSNPKISKIDIYGLSPLQISIEIKNDILRKYGLSTKDISDIVRANSLELSSGVVKTPRGEVILKLSQRGEKPIDFENIPIITTKEGKIVKLKDIAKIEEVFEDEDYFAFYNGKPAIRMEVRNPQSFSPIEISKIVDEKLQTAKEFLPPNLNLEVLSSGADVFEDRVKLLLKNAALGLVLVLITLSLFLEPRLAFWVMMGIPISFLGSFLLFPILDISISMISLFAFIIALGIVVDDAIVVGENIYKYRERGCKPLNASVLGAKEMAVPVSFSILTNIVAFMPILFVPGVTGKIFEAIPLVVTAVFVISWLESIFILPSHLTYSVKKEKLSFQKRFSKAFRRWVRFSFGKFLNLVLRHRYATIVLFLSLFVLALSYALSGRMGMQLFPDTEADYVRAYIRLPAGSDVEKTKEAVLKLIKSAQELKKSIDRGDELVKGIYARVGRGGANSAEVRVYLADPDIRKEIMSTLEFGKKWRKRTGKIEGVETLQFFSSASVGAHGSPIAVELSHFDENVLKKTAQMVAQSLKNYPGVFNIDAGISSSKEEIRFVLKPLAYILGFDAQTIAREIRGRFYGYEAQRIIVGADEVKIMAKTPLKERKLLYYFDNMYLTTKDGNEVPLLNLIDIRWNYSPMEIIRKDGKRVVTVEADIRPRSKALEVLNDLQDSVLKEIKKEFPSINYSFEGRQTEMRENLSSLKFSFIISLAVIYLLLAIPFKSYIQPFIVMISIPFGIIGAILGHLLMGYSLSVISLFGIIALSGIVVNDSLIMIKFANEYREKFGFSALKTAKEAAIQRFRPVFLTTLTTFAGLMPMIFETSRQAKFLIPMAISLGFGILFATFITLILVPSLYIIIEDIRR
- a CDS encoding efflux RND transporter periplasmic adaptor subunit, with product MKKIIKLLFYLAVATLFAISLYQSYQWLTHKPKMHKKAHHKRWAPMVKVQKPLIGDFHFSQFQLSKVTPFRVLEIKPRVSSEVIWINPKIVQGALIKKGELLIKLDKSDFLLEIEKKEAALKRAKLNLVEEIQKQKRAKEEFRYFEGNITKEDKEFVLRIPYIEDAKAQLKAAKADLELTLLQIKRCDIKAPFDLIVLDSFVALKDVVSPSKTLLKTARADRFLIKTLIEPKKLKYLDQNSYVLIKNKTKASLFTIKKDLDDTSKLAKLIFLLKDPLKREIFLNDFLKTHIVGKKVKNVAKIPRYAIRANNKIWIVKDNRLHIIQKEPLWEDKEFAYISADNLKGYDVVISNLSTIFENMKVRVSKAKDEM
- a CDS encoding TolC family protein — encoded protein: MRYLWPIIALILNGCYVEKQKIDIPKYTQQKERPQKWWRVFKNEELNAIILASLKNSYDIKYYTEKIKEYRYLYKNSLSSLYPSVSASIKSNYYKDNESFIDENLEGSITFKYELDLFKKLSDKTKKNLFSFKSTKEDLKSAKILISSEIAKNYIYLGYEKENEKLLVKKRELALKKLDFLKRNYISKEAKISQIFNQKTALEDIEYRLKITKIYQNIYLNSLKTLLSKDIEDSLFVKADFLKTDIKIPDISVSQIAQRPDIKSLYLRLISQDYAYGAAIKEQYPSFSITSSISSDIKNISKLFDNWFLSASAAINAIIFDKEAKKSAAKAAEHKTKQLLYQYKQALLEATKEAAEIRKKIEDQKRYLYYLNQKIQNDKRELKVEKKAYLAGESSLYNLVDYEIRVIDDLNSILKAKRDLLLLIVDFYKATTSGWQKDES
- a CDS encoding acyl-CoA dehydratase activase, yielding MNCFAGIDIGSTAIKIVIINEELEILGSKIAGSGSMFYKYAKENLELLLKEVDLKKENLKYIVSTGYGRKLFKEADETISEITANAIGARYAGKEFGTIRTIINLGGQDSKAISLDEEGNVVNFAMNDRCAAGTGKFLDVAAAKLEIGVEELGEYHFKSRGTPLPINSTCAVFAESEIISLLGNEHKVEDIVTGIHYSIAKRIIRLAKKVGLNDVIYFDGGPALNKGLVEAIEFELGRRLAIPKNPQITTALGAAILAKEAYEEL
- a CDS encoding double-cubane-cluster-containing anaerobic reductase, producing MQKEWGLKMTNRLRKMEDPKTRHRRHEAMEAVKILDSLKNDFKDNLESMSYFYDLYEKIYCKGEKLHFDKPTVGTMCIQVPYEIIYAADAVPVRLCNGFYTDEQLGGEFMPTKSCSLVKATLGMLSNKDIPAAQKLDLVIHPTTCDQKTKAISMIEDMGYEMYHLEFPRVKESEESREYWRRTIRKFTKDLQKELGVKINRKKVKESIKKVGKAQKIYHDLNELRKLKPSPILGKDMFLITNAFFFDDIEKWTEAVKRVYKEVKEKAKAKYNPAGKRSPRILYTGSPPIFPNLKLPMMIELADGIIVADESCSANRLLNDMVSVDEWFMYDMVDSIADRYLKGCTCPIFTQNEDRKRRLKELIIDYEVEGVVYQSFAGCQVYEMEQRSIAKEMESLGIPMLYVESDYSPAQGGQLSTRIEAFIESLKVRRRKKR